The Achromobacter pestifer genome includes a region encoding these proteins:
- the glmS gene encoding glutamine--fructose-6-phosphate transaminase (isomerizing) translates to MCGIVGAVAQRDITPILVEGLKRLEYRGYDSCGVAVYADGHLRRTRSTQRVAELAEQVAQDKVSGFTGIAHTRWATHGVPATHNAHPHFSHLGNDEPRIALVHNGIIENHDELRAELQAVGYVFESQTDTEVIAHLVNHLYAGDLFEAVQNAVRRLHGAYAIAVFCRDEPHRVVGARQGSPLVVGVGQNENFLASDALALAGTTDQIIYLEDGDVVDLQLSRVWIVDANGKNVDREVHTVHVHTGAAELGPYRHYMQKEIFEQPRAVGDTLQDIEAITPELFGDQAYKIFKDIDSLLILACGTSYYAGLTAKYWIESIAKIPVAVEIASEYRYRDSVPNPRSLVVTISQSGETADTLAALKHARSLGMENTLTICNVSTSAMVRECKLSYITRAGVEIGVASTKAFTTQLTALFLLTLALAQVRGHLSEEQEAEHLKALRHLPVAIGSVLALEPQIMAWADRFASKENALFLGRGMHYPIALEGALKLKEISYIHAEAYPAGELKHGPLALVTEHMPVVTIAPKDELLEKLKSNMQEVRARGGELYVFADADSKIQSAEGMHVIRMPENYGKLSPILHTIPLQLLSYHTACARGTDVDKPRNLAKSVTVE, encoded by the coding sequence ATGTGCGGCATTGTTGGCGCCGTCGCCCAGCGCGACATCACCCCGATCCTCGTTGAAGGCCTCAAGCGCCTTGAATACCGCGGCTACGACTCCTGCGGCGTCGCCGTCTACGCCGACGGCCATCTGCGCCGCACGCGCAGCACGCAACGCGTGGCCGAACTGGCCGAACAGGTTGCGCAGGACAAGGTCAGCGGCTTCACCGGTATCGCCCACACCCGCTGGGCTACCCACGGCGTGCCGGCCACGCACAATGCCCACCCGCACTTCTCGCACCTGGGCAACGACGAGCCGCGCATCGCGCTGGTCCACAACGGCATCATCGAGAACCACGACGAACTGCGCGCCGAGCTGCAGGCCGTGGGCTATGTCTTCGAAAGCCAGACCGACACCGAAGTGATCGCGCATCTGGTCAACCACCTGTATGCCGGCGACCTGTTCGAAGCCGTGCAGAACGCCGTGCGCCGTCTGCATGGCGCCTACGCCATCGCCGTGTTCTGCCGCGACGAACCGCACCGCGTGGTCGGCGCGCGCCAAGGCTCGCCGCTGGTGGTGGGCGTGGGCCAGAACGAGAACTTCCTGGCTTCCGACGCGCTGGCCCTGGCCGGCACCACCGACCAGATCATCTATCTGGAAGACGGCGACGTCGTCGACCTGCAGCTCTCGCGCGTCTGGATCGTGGACGCCAACGGCAAGAACGTGGACCGCGAAGTCCATACCGTGCACGTGCATACCGGCGCGGCCGAACTCGGCCCCTACCGCCACTACATGCAGAAGGAAATCTTCGAACAGCCGCGCGCTGTCGGCGACACGCTGCAAGACATCGAAGCGATCACTCCCGAACTGTTCGGCGACCAGGCCTACAAGATCTTCAAGGACATCGATTCCCTGCTGATCCTGGCCTGCGGCACCAGCTACTACGCCGGCCTGACCGCCAAGTACTGGATCGAGTCCATTGCCAAGATCCCCGTGGCCGTGGAAATCGCCAGCGAATACCGCTATCGCGACAGCGTGCCCAACCCGCGCTCGCTGGTGGTCACCATCTCGCAGTCCGGCGAAACCGCCGACACCCTGGCTGCTCTCAAGCACGCCCGCTCGCTGGGCATGGAAAACACGCTGACCATCTGCAACGTGTCCACCAGCGCCATGGTGCGCGAGTGCAAGCTCTCGTACATCACGCGTGCCGGCGTCGAGATCGGCGTGGCGTCCACCAAGGCCTTCACCACCCAGCTCACCGCCCTGTTCCTGCTGACCCTGGCGTTGGCGCAGGTGCGCGGCCATCTCAGCGAAGAGCAGGAAGCCGAACACCTGAAGGCGCTGCGCCACCTGCCCGTGGCCATAGGCTCGGTGCTGGCCCTGGAGCCGCAGATCATGGCCTGGGCCGATCGCTTCGCCTCCAAGGAAAACGCCCTGTTCCTGGGCCGCGGCATGCACTACCCGATCGCCCTGGAAGGCGCGCTCAAGCTCAAGGAAATCAGCTACATCCACGCCGAAGCCTACCCGGCCGGCGAACTCAAGCACGGCCCGCTGGCCCTGGTGACCGAGCACATGCCCGTGGTCACCATCGCGCCCAAGGACGAGCTGCTGGAAAAGCTGAAGTCCAACATGCAGGAAGTGCGCGCCCGCGGCGGCGAGCTCTACGTTTTCGCCGACGCCGACAGCAAGATCCAGAGCGCCGAAGGCATGCACGTGATCCGCATGCCGGAAAACTACGGCAAGCTCTCGCCCATCCTGCACACCATCCCGCTGCAGCTGCTGTCGTACCACACGGCCTGCGCCCGCGGCACGGACGTGGACAAGCCGCGTAACCTGGCCAAGAGCGTGACGGTCGAGTAA
- a CDS encoding Lrp/AsnC family transcriptional regulator has translation MQNTQIPLPELDDLDRRILEQLQEDSSLTNQDLAQRVHASPPTCLRRVRRLMDEGVIDKQVAILSAEKLGSTLTAIVEITLDVQAAESLDAFEQSMLTEPAVLQCYRVSPGPDFVVIAQVKDMPAYHALVHRAFTAQANVRNVRTFFSVHRAKFETRIDLRA, from the coding sequence ATGCAAAACACACAAATTCCCCTGCCCGAGCTGGATGATCTGGACCGGCGCATTCTTGAACAGTTACAAGAAGACAGTTCGCTGACCAACCAGGATCTGGCGCAGCGGGTACATGCCTCGCCCCCGACCTGCCTGCGGCGGGTCCGCCGGCTGATGGACGAAGGGGTGATAGACAAGCAGGTGGCCATCCTGTCGGCGGAGAAGCTGGGCAGCACGCTGACCGCCATCGTCGAGATCACGCTGGACGTGCAGGCCGCTGAAAGCCTGGACGCGTTCGAGCAGAGCATGCTGACCGAGCCCGCGGTGCTGCAGTGCTACCGGGTGTCGCCCGGACCGGATTTCGTGGTGATCGCGCAGGTCAAGGACATGCCGGCCTATCACGCGCTGGTGCACCGGGCCTTTACCGCACAGGCCAATGTGCGCAACGTGCGCACGTTCTTCTCGGTGCATCGCGCCAAGTTCGAGACCCGGATAGACCTGCGGGCCTGA
- a CDS encoding glycosyltransferase family 4 protein, whose protein sequence is MKILQLNFEKGWRGGERQTLYCMRAFRKAGHDVEVMCREGAPLAERARQEGFVAHTCRNVPGQLAFLAGAGRYDIVHAQTANTITWAVLTKWLHRRPVVFSRRTSFVVKPGDEWKTGFKWRHADLFVAISEMAAGEPRRLGIEPVIIRSAVEPHQINAENVANLVREFGLTGKKVMATSAALIRDKDPVTLVRAVGELAKTRRDFVFLHFGAGGDREQQAKDEARQLGIEDVYRFAGFRKGVEDFYSILDVFVMSSEEEALGSSVLDAFLQRVPVVSTDAGGLKESLADGRGVLCAVGDFQAMAQGMARCLDDAAFRQEVTERAYEYVRNEHDVQKMGNRYLAQFERLTARR, encoded by the coding sequence ATGAAGATCCTGCAGCTGAACTTCGAGAAGGGCTGGCGCGGCGGCGAACGGCAGACGCTGTATTGCATGCGCGCGTTCCGCAAGGCCGGCCACGACGTCGAAGTGATGTGCCGCGAAGGCGCGCCGCTGGCCGAGCGCGCGCGCCAGGAGGGCTTCGTGGCCCATACCTGCCGCAACGTGCCCGGGCAGCTGGCTTTCCTGGCCGGCGCCGGCCGCTATGACATCGTCCACGCCCAGACCGCCAACACCATTACCTGGGCGGTCCTGACCAAATGGCTGCACCGCCGTCCGGTGGTCTTTTCCCGCCGCACGTCCTTCGTGGTCAAGCCCGGCGACGAATGGAAGACCGGCTTCAAGTGGCGCCACGCCGACCTGTTCGTGGCAATTAGCGAGATGGCCGCCGGCGAGCCACGCCGCCTGGGGATCGAGCCCGTCATCATCCGCAGCGCCGTCGAGCCGCACCAGATCAACGCCGAAAACGTCGCCAACCTGGTGCGCGAATTCGGCCTGACCGGCAAGAAGGTCATGGCGACGTCCGCTGCGCTGATCCGCGACAAGGATCCGGTCACCCTGGTGCGCGCCGTGGGCGAACTGGCCAAGACGCGCCGCGACTTCGTGTTCCTGCACTTCGGCGCGGGCGGCGACCGCGAACAGCAGGCCAAGGACGAGGCCCGCCAGCTCGGCATCGAGGACGTCTACCGCTTTGCCGGTTTCCGCAAGGGCGTGGAAGACTTCTACAGCATCCTCGACGTGTTCGTCATGAGCTCCGAGGAAGAGGCCCTGGGCAGCAGCGTGCTGGACGCCTTCCTGCAGCGTGTGCCGGTGGTGTCCACCGACGCCGGCGGCCTGAAGGAAAGCCTGGCCGACGGGCGCGGCGTGCTGTGCGCGGTGGGCGACTTCCAGGCCATGGCGCAAGGCATGGCGCGCTGCCTGGACGACGCGGCCTTCCGCCAGGAAGTCACCGAGCGCGCCTACGAATACGTGCGCAACGAGCATGACGTGCAGAAAATGGGCAACCGCTACCTGGCGCAATTCGAACGCCTGACCGCCCGCCGCTGA
- a CDS encoding UDP-glucose dehydrogenase family protein produces the protein MKITVVGTGYVGLVSGACLADMGNDVMCLDVDAAKIALLRQGGIPIYEPGLEDLVRRNVQAGRLHFTDDVAQSVAFGDVQFIAVGTPPGEDGSADLKYVLAAAQNIARHMTSRKLIVDKSTVPVGTADKVRAVVTRELAARGVDIPFSVASNPEFLKEGAAINDFMSPDRVVVGADDDYTIGVMRRIYEPFQRTHDRLMVMDVRSAELTKYAANAMLATRISFMNEMANLAEALGADIEQVRRGIGADPRIGYHFLYPGAGYGGSCFPKDVQALVNTAAENSLPMRVIEAAEAANHAQKFRLSEKLVARFGEDLKGRKIALWGLSFKPNTDDMREAPSLTVIAELTRRGAEVRAYDPVAMHEAARALAGKPGISFATDMYDALDGADALLIATEWKVFRAPDFDRVKALLKTPLIIDGRNLYTPADVRGLGFEYSGIGRA, from the coding sequence ATGAAGATCACGGTCGTGGGTACCGGTTACGTGGGGTTGGTGTCGGGGGCGTGCCTGGCCGACATGGGCAACGACGTCATGTGTCTGGACGTGGACGCGGCGAAGATCGCCCTGCTGCGCCAGGGCGGCATCCCCATCTACGAGCCCGGCCTCGAAGACCTGGTGCGCCGCAACGTGCAGGCGGGCCGCCTGCATTTCACCGACGACGTCGCGCAGAGCGTGGCCTTCGGCGACGTGCAGTTCATCGCCGTGGGCACCCCGCCCGGCGAGGACGGATCCGCCGACCTGAAGTACGTGCTGGCCGCCGCCCAGAACATCGCGCGCCATATGACTTCGCGCAAGCTGATCGTGGACAAGTCCACCGTGCCGGTGGGCACGGCCGACAAGGTGCGCGCCGTGGTGACCCGCGAACTGGCCGCGCGCGGCGTGGACATTCCCTTCAGCGTGGCGTCCAACCCCGAATTCCTCAAGGAAGGCGCCGCCATCAACGACTTCATGAGCCCGGACCGGGTCGTGGTCGGCGCGGACGACGACTACACCATCGGCGTCATGCGCCGCATCTACGAACCCTTCCAGCGCACCCACGACCGCTTGATGGTCATGGACGTGCGTTCGGCCGAGCTGACCAAGTACGCCGCCAACGCCATGCTGGCCACGCGCATTTCCTTCATGAACGAAATGGCGAACCTGGCCGAAGCGCTGGGCGCCGACATCGAACAAGTGCGCCGCGGCATCGGCGCCGATCCGCGCATCGGCTACCACTTCCTGTATCCCGGCGCGGGCTACGGCGGCTCCTGCTTCCCCAAGGACGTGCAGGCGCTGGTCAACACCGCTGCCGAGAACTCCCTGCCCATGCGCGTGATCGAGGCCGCCGAGGCCGCCAACCACGCGCAGAAATTCCGCCTGTCCGAGAAACTGGTCGCGCGTTTCGGCGAAGACCTCAAGGGCCGCAAGATCGCGCTGTGGGGCCTGTCCTTCAAGCCCAACACCGACGACATGCGCGAAGCGCCCAGCCTGACCGTCATTGCCGAACTGACGCGCCGCGGCGCCGAGGTGCGCGCCTATGACCCCGTCGCCATGCACGAGGCCGCCCGCGCGCTGGCCGGCAAACCCGGCATCAGCTTCGCCACCGACATGTACGACGCGCTGGACGGCGCCGACGCGCTGCTGATCGCGACCGAATGGAAGGTCTTCCGCGCGCCCGACTTCGACCGCGTCAAGGCCCTGCTCAAGACGCCGCTCATCATCGACGGCCGCAACCTCTACACGCCCGCGGATGTGCGCGGCCTGGGCTTCGAGTACTCGGGCATCGGCCGCGCATGA
- a CDS encoding MFS transporter: MAAPGQEIVTGQSGEAPGNGAKPAAPDGLPTPRRYWAAATVMTGISLSVLDTTIANVALPTIAVDLNASPAQAVWIVNAYNLAVVMMLLPLSALAERIGFRRMFTFGLMLFTLASLGCALAGTLWQLTAARVFQGIGAASLMCMFGGLVRNIYPLKLLGRGISINATTVAIMSVLGPTIGSAILSVAPWPWIFAVNLPICALAMLGLRHLPEVPRNDVKLDWISALLCMLTLGVFISGVDMMGMDLLRGIGLVAIATVVGFVLVRRVGKQPAPLVPVDLLRIRPLAFAVGASACTFAAQMASYVSLPFYFQQVLGRPYLEVGMLMGAWPVGTAIIAPLAGRLSDRYSAATLSGIGAAAMVVGMLWLAALPATVSNWPIVAGMFVAGMGFGFFQTPNNRALLSAAPRSRSGAAGGLQATTRVFGQSFGTALVAIAFSISLAHGPGLALVLGTICAGLAVVVNTVRFSKLRT, from the coding sequence ATGGCAGCGCCCGGTCAAGAAATCGTGACGGGGCAGAGCGGAGAGGCGCCGGGCAACGGCGCCAAGCCCGCCGCCCCTGACGGTCTGCCTACGCCGCGCCGCTATTGGGCGGCAGCCACGGTGATGACAGGCATCAGCCTGTCTGTCCTGGACACCACCATCGCCAACGTGGCGCTGCCCACGATCGCCGTCGACCTCAACGCGTCGCCGGCCCAGGCGGTCTGGATCGTGAACGCCTACAACCTGGCGGTGGTGATGATGCTGCTGCCGCTGTCGGCGCTGGCCGAGCGCATCGGCTTTCGCCGCATGTTCACCTTCGGCCTGATGTTGTTCACCCTGGCCTCGCTGGGCTGCGCGTTGGCCGGCACGCTCTGGCAGCTGACGGCGGCGCGGGTGTTCCAGGGCATAGGCGCGGCATCGCTGATGTGCATGTTCGGCGGGCTGGTGCGCAACATCTATCCGCTCAAGCTGCTGGGACGCGGCATCAGCATCAACGCCACCACCGTGGCCATCATGTCGGTGCTGGGGCCGACCATCGGTTCGGCCATCTTGTCGGTGGCGCCCTGGCCCTGGATCTTCGCCGTCAACCTGCCGATCTGCGCGCTGGCGATGCTGGGCCTGCGCCATCTGCCGGAAGTGCCGCGCAACGACGTGAAGCTGGACTGGATCAGCGCCCTGCTGTGCATGCTGACCCTGGGCGTCTTCATTTCGGGCGTGGACATGATGGGCATGGACCTCTTGCGCGGCATCGGCCTGGTGGCGATCGCCACGGTGGTCGGCTTCGTGCTGGTGCGCCGCGTCGGCAAGCAGCCGGCGCCGCTGGTGCCGGTGGACCTGTTGCGCATCCGTCCGCTGGCTTTTGCGGTGGGCGCCTCGGCCTGCACCTTTGCGGCGCAGATGGCGTCCTATGTGTCCCTGCCGTTCTATTTCCAGCAGGTGCTGGGCCGGCCCTATCTGGAAGTGGGCATGCTGATGGGCGCCTGGCCCGTGGGCACCGCCATCATCGCCCCGCTGGCGGGGCGGCTGTCCGATCGCTATTCCGCCGCCACCCTGAGCGGCATAGGCGCCGCCGCGATGGTGGTCGGCATGCTGTGGCTGGCGGCGCTGCCGGCCACGGTGTCGAACTGGCCCATCGTCGCGGGCATGTTCGTGGCGGGGATGGGTTTCGGCTTCTTCCAGACGCCCAACAACCGCGCCCTGCTGTCGGCCGCGCCCCGTTCGCGCAGCGGCGCGGCGGGCGGCCTGCAGGCCACCACCCGGGTATTCGGCCAGAGCTTCGGCACGGCGCTGGTCGCGATCGCGTTCAGCATCAGCCTGGCGCATGGTCCGGGCCTGGCGCTGGTGCTGGGCACCATTTGCGCCGGGTTGGCGGTGGTGGTCAATACGGTCCGCTTCAGTAAGCTGCGGACCTAG
- the glmU gene encoding bifunctional UDP-N-acetylglucosamine diphosphorylase/glucosamine-1-phosphate N-acetyltransferase GlmU: MLNVVILAAGLGKRMQSDLPKVLHTLAGKPMLGHVLDSARQLKPARIVVVVGHGADRVKQAYEGQADLHFVLQQPQQGTGHAVQQAVPLLLEGDGKDDVTLVLYGDVPLVQPETLQRLLAARGAGAAVLTEVLDDSTGYGRIVRDASGNVCRIVEHKDASAAEREIKEVNTGILTAPTAKLKDWLSRIDNNNAQGEYYLTDVVGLAVVDGVAVGAAQPGASWETLGVNSRVQQAELERRWQAEQARRQLEAGVTLADPARFDVRGSLTCGRDVFIDVGCVFEGQVSLADGVRVGPHCVLRDVSVGPGTHIEAYSHLQQAQVGRDARVGPYARLRPGAELGDRSHVGNFVEIKKSVLGADSKANHLAYIGDADIGARVNVGAGTITCNYDGVNKHRTVIEDDAFIGSDTQLVAPVRVGRGATLGAGTTLTRDAPAEKLTVSRAKQLTVDGWQRPVKKS; encoded by the coding sequence ATGCTTAACGTAGTAATTCTTGCCGCCGGACTGGGTAAACGCATGCAGTCCGACCTCCCCAAAGTTCTGCACACGCTGGCCGGCAAACCGATGCTGGGCCATGTGCTGGACAGCGCGCGCCAGTTGAAGCCGGCGCGCATCGTCGTCGTGGTCGGCCATGGCGCTGACCGCGTCAAACAGGCTTACGAAGGCCAGGCAGACCTGCATTTCGTGTTGCAGCAGCCGCAGCAAGGCACCGGCCACGCCGTGCAGCAGGCTGTGCCGCTGCTGCTCGAAGGCGATGGCAAGGATGACGTGACCCTGGTGCTGTATGGCGACGTGCCGCTGGTGCAGCCCGAAACCCTGCAGCGCCTGCTGGCAGCGCGCGGCGCGGGCGCCGCCGTGCTGACCGAAGTGTTGGATGATTCCACCGGCTACGGCCGCATCGTGCGCGATGCCAGCGGCAACGTGTGCCGCATCGTCGAGCACAAGGACGCCTCGGCCGCCGAGCGCGAGATCAAGGAAGTGAACACCGGCATCCTCACCGCGCCGACCGCGAAGCTGAAGGACTGGCTGTCCCGCATCGATAACAACAACGCCCAGGGCGAGTACTACCTGACCGACGTGGTCGGCCTGGCGGTGGTCGACGGCGTGGCGGTGGGTGCGGCCCAGCCGGGCGCGTCCTGGGAAACGCTGGGCGTGAACAGCCGCGTGCAGCAGGCCGAACTGGAGCGCCGCTGGCAGGCCGAACAGGCCCGCCGCCAACTGGAAGCCGGCGTCACGCTGGCCGATCCGGCGCGCTTTGACGTGCGCGGCTCGCTCACCTGCGGGCGCGACGTGTTCATCGACGTGGGCTGCGTGTTCGAAGGCCAGGTGTCGCTGGCCGACGGCGTGCGCGTCGGCCCGCATTGCGTGCTGCGCGACGTCAGCGTCGGTCCGGGCACCCATATCGAGGCCTACAGCCATCTGCAGCAGGCGCAGGTCGGCCGCGACGCGCGTGTCGGTCCCTATGCGCGCCTGCGTCCCGGCGCCGAACTCGGCGACCGCAGCCACGTCGGCAACTTCGTCGAGATCAAGAAGAGCGTGCTGGGCGCAGACAGCAAGGCCAACCACCTGGCCTACATCGGTGACGCCGACATCGGCGCACGCGTGAACGTGGGCGCGGGCACCATCACCTGCAACTACGACGGCGTGAACAAGCACCGCACCGTCATCGAGGACGACGCCTTCATTGGCTCGGACACGCAGCTGGTGGCGCCGGTGCGCGTCGGCCGCGGCGCCACGCTGGGCGCGGGCACCACCCTGACCCGCGACGCGCCGGCCGAGAAACTGACGGTGTCGCGCGCCAAGCAGCTCACTGTTGACGGATGGCAGCGCCCGGTCAAGAAATCGTGA
- a CDS encoding PhaM family polyhydroxyalkanoate granule multifunctional regulatory protein — MSDQHTNPFVLPGMGQHSDLSGNPLLASMEMMRQAWAGLTGPGGLASSLPMAPPMNLEDLDRRIAELRSVESWLRMNLSMLSGTIQGMEVQRSTISTLRAFVDSAANLDMGAFQDSGAASPLEVVLGLKPGPKSAAKAAASGPAAEGGKAKGDEAAGAAGQQQSAAPGMSEQMGAAAQSASKAWWDLLQQQFNQIATATAASMPAAPAAPGADAKPNPKPGESKAAAATAAKASKPAARKSAAPRKAAKKTGPDAN, encoded by the coding sequence ATGAGCGACCAACACACGAACCCGTTCGTTCTGCCCGGCATGGGCCAGCATTCCGACCTGTCGGGCAACCCGCTCCTGGCCAGCATGGAAATGATGCGCCAGGCCTGGGCGGGCCTGACCGGACCTGGAGGCCTGGCCAGCAGTCTGCCCATGGCTCCCCCGATGAACCTGGAAGACCTGGACCGCCGCATCGCCGAGTTGCGTTCGGTGGAAAGCTGGCTGCGCATGAACCTGTCCATGCTGTCCGGCACGATCCAGGGCATGGAGGTCCAGCGCTCCACCATCAGCACGCTGCGCGCCTTCGTGGATAGCGCGGCCAATCTGGACATGGGCGCCTTCCAGGACAGCGGCGCGGCCTCGCCGCTGGAAGTGGTGCTGGGCCTGAAGCCCGGCCCCAAGTCCGCAGCCAAGGCGGCGGCTTCCGGCCCAGCCGCCGAAGGCGGCAAGGCCAAGGGCGATGAGGCCGCTGGCGCCGCGGGGCAGCAGCAATCTGCCGCGCCCGGCATGAGCGAGCAGATGGGCGCCGCGGCGCAATCGGCTTCCAAGGCCTGGTGGGACCTGTTGCAGCAGCAGTTCAACCAAATCGCCACCGCCACCGCGGCCTCCATGCCGGCGGCGCCTGCCGCTCCCGGCGCCGATGCCAAGCCCAATCCCAAGCCGGGCGAGTCCAAGGCCGCGGCCGCGACCGCGGCCAAGGCGTCCAAGCCGGCGGCCCGCAAGTCTGCGGCGCCCCGCAAGGCCGCCAAGAAAACCGGACCGGACGCCAACTAG
- a CDS encoding glycine zipper 2TM domain-containing protein, with protein MNTSAKIESTRRAIHPLVAAAAIAVIVMCTVGVAAVMGWLPSPSANPHADEPVAEAGPEGANLAPAPQAAMPPAPAQQGAQASAAPRPQAQTQAQPPAPAQRPAPQSPAPQACASCGVVESVRQVQVPVKDNSDHLIGTIGGGVVGGVVGNQFGGGSGKTALTVLGAVGGALAGREVERNIRQQQTVTHYELTVRMNDGSTRQFRSAQPFAFASGDHVRVENNQLLRG; from the coding sequence ATGAATACATCCGCCAAAATTGAATCCACGCGCCGCGCCATCCATCCCCTGGTTGCCGCGGCCGCAATCGCCGTCATCGTCATGTGCACGGTGGGCGTGGCCGCCGTGATGGGCTGGCTGCCCTCGCCTTCGGCCAATCCGCATGCCGACGAGCCGGTGGCCGAGGCCGGTCCGGAAGGCGCCAATCTGGCGCCCGCGCCGCAGGCCGCCATGCCGCCCGCACCGGCCCAGCAAGGGGCGCAGGCGTCCGCCGCGCCGCGTCCTCAGGCTCAGACCCAGGCCCAGCCGCCTGCGCCTGCCCAGCGCCCTGCGCCTCAATCGCCCGCGCCGCAAGCCTGCGCGAGCTGCGGCGTGGTGGAATCGGTCCGACAAGTGCAGGTACCCGTCAAGGACAATAGCGACCACCTCATCGGCACCATCGGCGGCGGCGTGGTCGGCGGCGTCGTGGGCAACCAGTTCGGTGGCGGCAGCGGCAAGACGGCCCTGACCGTGCTGGGTGCGGTGGGCGGCGCTTTGGCAGGCCGTGAAGTTGAGCGTAATATCAGACAGCAACAAACGGTGACGCACTATGAACTCACGGTGCGCATGAATGACGGCAGCACGCGCCAGTTCCGCAGCGCGCAGCCGTTCGCTTTTGCGTCCGGCGATCATGTGCGCGTGGAGAACAATCAGCTGCTGCGCGGATGA
- a CDS encoding DUF3717 domain-containing protein yields the protein MDPITLPQLEQAINYWRNISPSVGDESRLCPEAAALATPYALMIMAHRREIPVAELSEPARAALAGWAAAGK from the coding sequence ATGGATCCCATTACCCTGCCCCAGCTCGAACAGGCCATCAACTACTGGCGCAATATCTCGCCGTCGGTGGGTGACGAATCCCGCCTGTGCCCCGAGGCTGCCGCGCTGGCCACGCCTTACGCGCTGATGATCATGGCGCACCGGCGCGAGATCCCCGTCGCAGAACTGAGCGAGCCGGCCCGCGCCGCGCTGGCCGGCTGGGCCGCCGCCGGCAAGTAA
- a CDS encoding SCO family protein, whose product MSVFSTSRRLVLRLGAAAAVTAALAACGDSKPVFKGSDISGTQLGRAMELVDYNGKTRQLSDFAGKVVVVFFGFTQCPDVCPTSLAELTEVMKKLGPDADRVQVLLISVDPERDTPEVLKQYVTAFDPRFLGLTGTPDQVKKAAASFKAYYAKAPTKDGSYTMDHTAAFYLLDGKGESRVLANNNIGVEALTQDIKALLKG is encoded by the coding sequence ATGTCCGTGTTTTCCACCAGCCGCCGGCTGGTTCTGCGCCTGGGCGCAGCCGCCGCTGTCACCGCCGCCCTGGCCGCCTGCGGCGACAGCAAGCCCGTCTTCAAGGGCAGCGACATCAGCGGCACCCAATTGGGCCGCGCCATGGAGCTGGTCGACTACAACGGCAAGACGCGTCAGCTGTCCGATTTCGCCGGCAAGGTAGTGGTCGTGTTCTTCGGCTTCACGCAGTGTCCGGACGTGTGCCCGACGTCGCTGGCCGAGCTGACCGAAGTCATGAAGAAGCTGGGCCCGGACGCCGACCGCGTCCAGGTGCTGCTGATTTCGGTGGATCCCGAGCGCGATACGCCCGAGGTCCTCAAGCAGTACGTCACCGCCTTCGATCCGCGCTTTCTGGGGCTGACCGGCACGCCGGACCAGGTCAAGAAGGCCGCCGCGTCCTTCAAGGCCTATTACGCCAAGGCGCCGACCAAGGACGGCAGCTACACCATGGACCATACGGCCGCGTTCTACCTGCTGGACGGCAAGGGCGAATCGCGCGTGCTGGCCAATAACAACATCGGGGTGGAAGCCCTGACGCAGGACATCAAGGCGCTGCTCAAGGGCTGA